Proteins found in one Lysinibacillus fusiformis genomic segment:
- a CDS encoding ATP-binding protein: MKKLSLLFAIIIGSMLIAGITFFLTQPKSHGQQAIKGVMDLRHHTFNDNTPIKLDGEWSFIPNHLVDGEAFDTYQSYLVDVPSAWTKYTIDGQQIPVFDSGTYRLKVLIDDTEDILGIKTSNIRMSNALYINGKRVGHSGEPAEDSSYIPHNTPYTAYFSPDKKELELIVHVANFDYAPGGGIISSIFLGDQSSIAKLREGALFYDLITLAGFLTMFIYFFGSYLYSKFGIEQLYFALFCFSSGLYTLTHGEKLLLAFIDMPYAPFQKMQMISSIAVGLFILLYFYRALKKHMNRLVVKVLCAVGTLLILVAMLPTSINSLFQNINSLYVFANIVYIFYAQIMAIYQRATGVMYLTLSSLAILLYFIVATLNTNINLELNALPPLLPFICLTMLSLYISHRFADSYLEKGKLTEALIRVDKLKDEFLAKTSHEFQTPLHGIIGISQSMLKDNSVPISADEQKEKVSLIFNIAERLSYLVNDLLDFSKLKENQLTLRMTSVDLYAITHMTVEVLSYTISKNVKIYNHIERGTFVQADENRLRQILYNLIHNAVKYTNEGKIDITCYEKQSFLVIEIKDTGCGIAPENLKTIFNAFQQFNYSIDGSGLGLHITKELVERQGGKIFVESIVGQGATFSIKLRKAQPTNEELPSMPIQTYQHPFLTFPHIVENIGKKKILIVDDDAVNLKVLIDILTQENYSIIAIDNGHHVFEYLTQHPSIDLLILDIMMPTISGYEICQQVRQNYTSTELPILMLTAAIRPEDMIAAFQSGANDFLHKPLDATELKTRVRNLLLLKESAETAVKMETAFLQAQIKPHFIYNVLNSILSLSYLDLDKSRTMITDFATFLRNSFAFENANSLVPLEKELSLIEAYVNIHRTRYPEQLEFKICMDEPIQCLIPPLLLQPLVENALLHGLKVGKGHSRLQLVIKEEKQMVIFQLIDNGIGISAELLQQIQNGEKTASQGIGILNISKRLKKFDNATIHFDSLENEGTTVEIRFPIITT, translated from the coding sequence ATGAAAAAATTATCGTTGTTGTTCGCAATTATTATTGGTTCAATGCTGATAGCAGGCATTACCTTTTTCTTAACTCAACCTAAGTCGCATGGGCAACAAGCGATTAAAGGTGTGATGGATTTACGCCATCATACATTTAACGATAATACGCCTATCAAATTGGATGGAGAGTGGTCATTCATCCCGAATCATTTAGTTGACGGTGAAGCCTTTGATACTTATCAAAGCTATCTTGTCGATGTCCCTTCAGCATGGACAAAATATACAATTGATGGGCAACAAATACCTGTATTTGATAGCGGGACTTATCGTCTCAAGGTTTTAATCGATGATACCGAAGATATTTTAGGGATTAAGACAAGTAACATCCGTATGTCGAACGCATTGTATATTAACGGAAAGCGAGTTGGGCACAGCGGAGAGCCAGCTGAGGATAGCAGTTATATACCACACAATACTCCATATACTGCTTATTTTTCGCCTGATAAAAAAGAACTTGAATTGATTGTACATGTGGCAAATTTTGATTATGCACCCGGCGGAGGAATTATTAGCTCCATTTTTTTAGGAGATCAATCTAGTATTGCCAAGCTACGAGAGGGTGCACTATTCTACGATTTAATTACCTTAGCAGGCTTTTTAACAATGTTTATCTACTTTTTTGGCTCTTATCTTTATTCAAAATTTGGTATAGAGCAGCTTTATTTTGCTTTATTTTGCTTTTCAAGTGGTCTCTACACCCTTACACATGGGGAAAAGTTATTACTAGCCTTTATAGATATGCCCTACGCACCATTTCAGAAAATGCAAATGATCTCTAGTATAGCTGTCGGTCTTTTCATATTGTTATATTTTTACCGTGCTCTAAAAAAACATATGAATCGTTTGGTTGTGAAAGTGCTTTGCGCTGTAGGAACCCTTCTTATTCTTGTTGCAATGCTTCCCACATCAATTAATTCGCTATTTCAGAATATTAACTCATTATATGTATTCGCAAATATTGTTTATATTTTCTATGCGCAAATTATGGCAATTTACCAACGTGCTACTGGTGTAATGTATTTAACTTTAAGCTCATTAGCCATTTTGCTTTATTTTATCGTTGCAACGTTAAATACAAATATTAATCTAGAACTGAATGCCCTACCACCGCTGTTGCCATTTATTTGCCTAACAATGCTTTCACTATATATTTCTCATCGTTTTGCAGATTCTTATTTAGAAAAAGGCAAGCTAACAGAGGCACTTATCCGTGTAGATAAATTAAAGGATGAATTTCTTGCTAAAACATCCCATGAATTCCAAACACCTTTACATGGTATTATTGGCATTTCGCAGTCTATGCTGAAAGACAATAGCGTTCCCATCTCCGCGGACGAACAAAAAGAAAAAGTATCACTTATTTTCAATATTGCTGAACGTCTATCCTATTTAGTCAATGATTTACTTGATTTTTCAAAGCTGAAGGAGAACCAATTAACACTGCGTATGACCTCTGTAGATTTATATGCAATTACACATATGACTGTAGAAGTGCTATCCTATACGATCAGCAAAAATGTAAAAATTTATAATCATATTGAACGGGGAACCTTTGTCCAAGCAGATGAAAATCGCCTTCGCCAAATTTTATATAATTTAATTCATAATGCAGTGAAGTATACAAATGAAGGAAAAATTGATATAACTTGTTATGAGAAACAGTCATTTTTAGTGATTGAAATAAAGGATACTGGCTGTGGGATAGCGCCAGAAAATTTAAAAACTATTTTTAATGCATTTCAACAATTCAACTATTCAATTGATGGGAGTGGATTAGGTTTACATATTACAAAGGAGCTTGTTGAGCGGCAGGGTGGAAAAATTTTTGTAGAATCTATTGTTGGACAAGGCGCAACCTTTTCAATCAAATTACGAAAAGCACAGCCTACAAACGAGGAATTACCATCAATGCCAATCCAAACATATCAACATCCCTTCCTAACATTCCCACATATTGTTGAAAATATAGGGAAGAAAAAAATCCTAATTGTGGATGATGACGCTGTTAACTTAAAGGTGTTAATAGATATTTTGACGCAAGAAAACTATTCCATTATAGCAATTGATAATGGACACCATGTTTTTGAATACCTTACACAACACCCTAGTATTGATTTATTAATTTTGGATATTATGATGCCCACTATTTCTGGCTACGAGATTTGCCAACAGGTTAGACAAAATTACACGTCTACAGAGCTACCTATTTTAATGTTGACAGCAGCGATTCGCCCAGAGGATATGATTGCAGCCTTTCAATCTGGTGCAAATGACTTTTTACATAAGCCCTTGGATGCTACCGAGCTTAAGACAAGAGTTCGTAATCTTCTTTTATTGAAGGAGTCTGCAGAAACAGCTGTGAAAATGGAAACCGCGTTTTTACAAGCACAAATTAAACCGCATTTTATTTATAATGTCTTAAATTCCATTCTTTCACTTAGCTATTTAGACTTAGATAAATCACGGACAATGATTACAGATTTTGCTACATTTTTGCGTAATAGTTTTGCCTTTGAAAATGCCAACAGTCTTGTTCCTTTAGAAAAGGAGCTTAGTCTTATTGAGGCTTATGTAAATATTCATCGAACTAGATATCCAGAGCAATTAGAATTTAAAATTTGCATGGATGAGCCTATTCAATGTCTTATTCCTCCTTTATTGCTTCAACCTTTAGTGGAGAATGCACTTCTTCATGGTCTGAAAGTAGGAAAAGGGCATAGCAGGCTACAATTAGTTATAAAGGAGGAAAAGCAAATGGTGATTTTCCAACTGATAGACAATGGCATTGGTATATCTGCAGAGCTTTTACAGCAAATTCAAAACGGTGAAAAAACCGCTAGTCAAGGTATTGGTATTCTAAATATTTCTAAAAGATTAAAAAAATTCGATAACGCTACTATCCATTTTGATAGCCTTGAAAATGAAGGAACGACTGTTGAAATAAGATTTCCGATAATTACTACATAA
- a CDS encoding transporter substrate-binding domain-containing protein has product MKNKLFITMLVLVIGVLAACGTKDNNASDTGSTTDTEGKQVLKVGTSADYAPFEYVDAAKGEEIIGFDIDLIKLVGEKIGVEMKVQDMDFNSLVPALQAGKIDVVISGMTPNPEREKVVDFSDKYNETEQVILVKKDSGIKKEADLAGKKIGVQTASIQENLGNAIAKKVDVKVEGRTRIPEIVQDMMSKRLDAGILEGGVAKGYLKTNDQLEAFPVEEQPEDFKAIAVPKGSDLKDKINKALKELAEEGKIQELEEKWLEKVE; this is encoded by the coding sequence ATGAAGAACAAGTTATTCATCACAATGCTTGTATTAGTAATAGGTGTTCTTGCAGCATGTGGCACTAAAGATAATAATGCAAGTGATACAGGATCTACTACTGATACAGAAGGTAAGCAAGTATTAAAAGTTGGAACTTCAGCAGATTATGCACCATTTGAATATGTGGATGCAGCAAAAGGTGAAGAAATTATTGGCTTTGATATTGATTTAATTAAACTCGTTGGTGAAAAAATCGGTGTTGAAATGAAGGTGCAAGATATGGATTTCAATAGTCTAGTACCAGCTTTACAAGCAGGAAAAATTGATGTCGTTATTTCTGGTATGACACCGAACCCAGAGCGTGAAAAAGTGGTTGATTTCTCTGATAAATACAATGAAACAGAGCAAGTAATACTTGTTAAAAAAGATAGCGGTATTAAAAAAGAAGCTGACTTAGCTGGTAAAAAAATAGGTGTACAGACAGCATCTATCCAAGAGAACTTAGGTAATGCAATAGCGAAAAAGGTTGATGTAAAAGTCGAAGGGCGTACACGAATTCCTGAGATCGTTCAAGATATGATGTCTAAACGTTTAGACGCAGGTATTTTAGAGGGTGGCGTTGCGAAAGGCTATTTAAAAACAAATGATCAATTAGAAGCTTTTCCTGTAGAAGAACAGCCTGAAGATTTCAAAGCAATCGCTGTGCCAAAAGGAAGCGATTTAAAAGATAAAATTAACAAAGCATTAAAAGAGCTAGCTGAAGAAGGCAAAATTCAAGAGCTAGAAGAAAAATGGCTAGAAAAAGTTGAATAA
- a CDS encoding amino acid ABC transporter permease, with translation MNLDFTAIVPSIPYILKGIGVTLQIAIGASIIGFIVGILLALCKIGKVNFLRWFADFYTSIFRGTPLVLQLLIIYYAVPQLLDIQIEPIPTAIIAFGLNSGAYISEIIRAGINAVDKGQMEAAQALGIPYAKMMKDIIIPQAVKNILPSLVNEFITLNKETAVVTVISALDIMRRAYIVGGSTYRYLEPLLFAGVIYYIMTLVLTFLGKRIEKGMRKSD, from the coding sequence GTGAATTTAGATTTTACAGCTATTGTTCCCTCTATTCCTTATATTTTAAAAGGGATAGGTGTTACACTTCAAATTGCAATCGGTGCATCCATCATCGGTTTTATCGTAGGTATACTTTTAGCATTATGTAAAATTGGTAAAGTGAATTTTTTACGTTGGTTTGCTGATTTCTATACGTCGATTTTCCGCGGTACACCACTTGTATTACAATTACTGATTATTTATTATGCAGTACCACAATTACTAGATATTCAAATTGAACCCATTCCAACAGCGATTATTGCTTTTGGTTTAAACTCAGGTGCATATATTTCAGAAATTATCCGTGCGGGTATTAATGCAGTCGATAAAGGACAAATGGAAGCGGCACAGGCACTGGGTATTCCATATGCAAAAATGATGAAGGATATTATTATTCCGCAAGCAGTGAAAAATATTTTACCATCTTTAGTAAACGAATTTATTACATTAAATAAAGAAACGGCAGTTGTGACAGTAATCAGTGCATTAGATATTATGCGTCGTGCCTATATTGTAGGGGGTTCGACATATCGTTATCTTGAGCCATTACTTTTTGCAGGAGTAATCTATTACATCATGACGCTTGTTTTAACGTTCCTTGGTAAACGAATCGAGAAAGGAATGAGAAAAAGTGATTAA
- a CDS encoding amino acid ABC transporter ATP-binding protein, whose amino-acid sequence MIKIEDLHKSYGQNEVLKGISTEVKEKEVIAIIGPSGSGKSTFLRCLNLLETPTSGKVTIAGDVLTDKGTNIMKIREEVGMVFQHFHLFPHKTVLENLTYAPINVKGMDKATAVNKAEELLKKVGLFEKRQEYPNRLSGGQKQRVAIARALAMNPKVILFDEPTSALDPEMVKEVLAVMKNLADSGMTMLIVTHEMGFAREVADRILFLDGGKLIEDASPEQFFTAPSTQRAKDFLEKVL is encoded by the coding sequence GTGATTAAAATTGAAGATTTACACAAATCTTATGGACAGAATGAAGTATTAAAAGGCATTTCAACTGAAGTTAAAGAAAAAGAAGTAATTGCTATTATTGGACCTTCTGGATCAGGTAAATCGACATTTCTTCGTTGTTTAAACTTATTGGAAACTCCGACAAGTGGAAAGGTAACGATTGCAGGGGATGTCCTAACAGATAAAGGGACAAATATTATGAAAATACGTGAAGAAGTAGGGATGGTATTTCAGCATTTTCATCTTTTCCCTCATAAAACAGTTCTTGAAAATTTAACATATGCGCCAATTAATGTAAAGGGTATGGATAAGGCTACTGCTGTCAATAAAGCAGAAGAGTTACTAAAGAAAGTAGGTCTGTTTGAGAAGCGTCAAGAATATCCAAATCGCTTATCAGGCGGACAAAAACAACGTGTTGCGATTGCGCGAGCACTTGCTATGAATCCAAAAGTTATATTATTTGATGAGCCTACATCGGCACTTGACCCTGAAATGGTGAAAGAGGTATTGGCTGTAATGAAAAACCTCGCAGATTCTGGTATGACCATGCTGATTGTGACACATGAAATGGGCTTTGCTCGTGAGGTTGCTGATCGTATTCTTTTCCTTGATGGCGGCAAGCTTATTGAAGATGCTTCACCAGAGCAGTTTTTTACAGCGCCATCAACACAGCGTGCTAAGGATTTTTTAGAAAAAGTTTTATAA
- a CDS encoding saccharopine dehydrogenase family protein, whose protein sequence is MKNGNILIIGGYGEVGGKIAKLLLQSYPNRIWIAGRNIEKAKDFCAQHNNLVRPLQLDVSKKVHPEQLNNVALVIMCLEQKDTAFAQLCLNEGIMYIDITASYTFLKKLEALHLLAEQNHSTAVFSVGMAPGLTNLMAMHAAKQLSSVEGLHISILLGAGDTHGTAAILWILHQLNKPFSSYNNQRVANFTNKRTVKFKKIGKRSVYQFNFSDQHTLTKHFPSIPIETRLGFDVESLNRFVSFLQKSRIAYLLKFDRIQTLLASLIQKIKIGSDVCGIQIQAIGKKHHKETSYTLDFLERDESLVTAKVAAFIAKELLNNNHPSGAYHIEELFTLETLQAQFEMSIQ, encoded by the coding sequence ATGAAAAATGGGAATATCTTAATCATCGGAGGCTATGGTGAAGTGGGAGGGAAAATTGCAAAATTATTGTTGCAAAGCTATCCTAACAGAATATGGATTGCCGGAAGAAATATAGAAAAGGCAAAGGATTTCTGCGCCCAGCACAATAACTTAGTAAGACCTCTACAATTGGATGTGTCGAAAAAAGTGCACCCAGAGCAATTAAATAATGTAGCACTGGTTATTATGTGTTTAGAGCAAAAAGATACTGCATTTGCACAGCTTTGCTTAAATGAAGGGATTATGTATATCGATATTACTGCAAGCTATACCTTCCTTAAAAAGTTAGAGGCACTCCATTTACTAGCTGAACAGAATCATTCAACAGCCGTATTTAGTGTTGGTATGGCTCCAGGATTGACCAATTTAATGGCCATGCATGCTGCAAAGCAATTATCCTCCGTAGAGGGGCTGCATATTTCTATCTTACTCGGGGCAGGCGATACGCATGGCACTGCAGCAATTCTTTGGATATTGCATCAATTAAATAAACCGTTCAGTAGCTACAACAATCAGAGAGTTGCTAATTTCACTAATAAGAGAACCGTGAAATTTAAGAAGATTGGAAAACGTAGTGTGTATCAATTTAATTTCTCTGACCAGCACACATTAACAAAGCATTTTCCTTCTATTCCTATCGAAACAAGATTAGGTTTTGATGTAGAGTCGCTCAATAGATTTGTATCCTTTTTACAAAAAAGTAGAATTGCTTACTTATTAAAATTTGACCGTATCCAAACCTTGCTCGCTTCACTTATTCAAAAAATTAAAATTGGTTCTGATGTGTGTGGTATACAAATACAAGCCATTGGAAAAAAGCATCACAAAGAAACAAGTTATACATTAGACTTTCTAGAACGCGATGAATCTCTCGTAACAGCGAAAGTTGCAGCATTTATTGCGAAAGAACTCCTTAACAACAATCATCCATCAGGAGCCTATCATATTGAGGAGCTATTTACTTTAGAAACCTTACAGGCTCAATTCGAAATGTCCATTCAATAA
- a CDS encoding class I SAM-dependent methyltransferase yields MNRSLHNWDSPSVNTYQQSIRQKIIGYDLIYDMMASILHNFTAANKFLVVGAGGGQELLTLGKSFPSAHFTAVDTSKVMLDLAAKQIESLPHELTIKWLDKDLLSLRVNELFDVASCHLVLHFIEDLDQKRAMLQKIADSLNENGVLFISSINADLTSPTFKHELRYWRSSMLHNGISEDHWERFEQSFRMTTHPITLELLIDLLKEAGFTTILPYFKTHMIDALVAIKGETTL; encoded by the coding sequence ATGAATAGATCTTTACATAACTGGGACAGTCCTTCTGTCAACACATATCAACAGTCCATTCGACAAAAAATCATAGGCTATGATCTTATCTATGACATGATGGCCAGTATACTTCACAATTTTACTGCTGCAAATAAATTTTTAGTAGTAGGTGCTGGTGGCGGACAGGAATTACTCACATTAGGCAAATCCTTTCCTTCTGCCCATTTCACAGCAGTCGATACCTCAAAGGTAATGCTGGATCTGGCTGCTAAACAAATTGAATCGCTACCACACGAGCTTACTATTAAGTGGCTTGATAAGGATTTACTCTCCCTAAGAGTGAATGAGTTATTCGATGTAGCTAGTTGTCATTTAGTTTTACATTTTATTGAAGACTTGGACCAGAAGAGGGCAATGCTTCAAAAAATTGCGGATAGCTTAAATGAAAATGGTGTGTTATTTATCTCATCGATTAATGCTGATTTAACTTCCCCAACATTCAAACACGAGCTTCGTTATTGGCGAAGTTCCATGCTTCATAACGGAATAAGCGAGGATCATTGGGAACGCTTTGAACAATCCTTTCGCATGACAACTCACCCGATTACTCTTGAATTGCTTATTGATTTGCTGAAAGAGGCTGGTTTTACGACAATCCTTCCATATTTTAAAACACATATGATTGACGCTTTAGTCGCTATTAAGGGAGAAACTACTTTATGA
- a CDS encoding ABC transporter ATP-binding protein — protein sequence MLILENLSFSRNQKEIFQQFQLQIAPQTVTCILGSSGIGKTTLLKLIAKLISPDSGLISSPTGSLGYVFQEPRLLPSLTVFENIAWVSETVDVERINQLLKIAGLYHNKAHYPHQLSGGMKQRVSLIRAMVNQPALLLMDEPFQSLDVRLKKEMLQLVHTLWLDYQPTVLLVTHDLHEALFLGQRILIFGNSPTQILGDFTKQSSAFHPNDCLKMKELLSES from the coding sequence ATGTTAATCCTTGAGAATCTATCCTTTTCAAGAAATCAAAAGGAAATTTTTCAACAGTTTCAATTACAAATTGCCCCTCAGACAGTGACATGTATTTTAGGCTCTTCAGGTATCGGAAAAACGACATTATTAAAGCTTATTGCAAAGCTTATATCACCCGATTCAGGGCTAATAAGCTCTCCTACTGGATCTTTAGGCTATGTTTTTCAGGAGCCACGTCTTCTTCCTAGTCTCACCGTATTTGAAAATATTGCATGGGTCAGTGAGACAGTTGATGTGGAACGGATAAATCAATTATTAAAAATTGCAGGGCTCTATCACAATAAAGCACACTATCCGCATCAATTAAGTGGAGGTATGAAACAGCGAGTCTCACTTATTCGAGCGATGGTTAATCAACCAGCTCTTTTATTAATGGATGAACCATTCCAGTCACTGGATGTCCGTTTAAAAAAGGAAATGTTGCAGTTAGTCCATACACTTTGGTTGGACTATCAACCAACCGTTTTATTAGTGACACATGATTTACACGAGGCTCTTTTTCTTGGACAACGAATACTTATTTTTGGGAATAGTCCTACACAAATACTGGGTGACTTCACTAAACAATCATCAGCCTTTCATCCGAATGATTGCTTAAAGATGAAGGAATTGCTCTCGGAATCTTAA
- a CDS encoding ABC transporter permease, with amino-acid sequence MKTSITMNSLLRSTGSMIVLILLWIILATKYPDVLLPSPIVVVSVLFKLLGNPVFWSAFFITILSFLIGILLSLLLGSILGIAAGLSNKLKDFIKPLITLAQSIPPVSWMLFTVLWFGEQGGAQIFIIFVTLVPIFFFNVMKGILQTPQELLEIAQCFRVSRKKVIRDIYFPQVSPYLHSALLIAVGMGWKTIVMSELIVGHGGIGQQLSQARVFFDTPTVFAWTIILALVGLAMEFFLQRLLKQSI; translated from the coding sequence ATGAAGACTTCTATTACAATGAATAGCCTACTTCGTTCAACAGGTAGCATGATCGTGCTAATACTTCTCTGGATTATATTAGCTACTAAATATCCTGACGTACTATTACCTAGCCCTATTGTAGTTGTTTCTGTCTTATTCAAACTATTAGGAAACCCTGTGTTTTGGTCCGCCTTTTTTATTACAATACTGTCCTTTCTTATTGGAATACTGCTGTCTTTGTTATTGGGTAGTATTTTAGGAATCGCAGCAGGTTTATCAAATAAGTTAAAAGATTTTATAAAACCGCTTATTACATTAGCTCAATCCATCCCTCCCGTTTCATGGATGTTATTTACGGTTTTATGGTTTGGAGAACAGGGTGGTGCTCAAATCTTTATTATTTTCGTCACTTTAGTGCCTATCTTTTTCTTTAATGTCATGAAAGGGATACTTCAAACTCCTCAAGAACTGCTCGAAATAGCTCAATGTTTTAGAGTTTCACGTAAGAAAGTGATAAGAGATATTTATTTTCCACAAGTATCACCTTACTTACATTCAGCCCTATTAATAGCAGTTGGAATGGGGTGGAAGACAATTGTCATGTCAGAGTTAATTGTGGGTCATGGAGGGATTGGTCAGCAGCTTAGTCAAGCACGTGTTTTCTTTGATACCCCAACAGTGTTTGCCTGGACGATCATACTTGCATTAGTTGGTCTAGCTATGGAGTTTTTCCTACAAAGACTACTAAAGCAATCTATCTAG
- a CDS encoding ABC transporter substrate-binding protein, giving the protein MKKFYFLFFIVLLTTAVISGCSEKSSQATAGSDQNSEEQQTLKATISAPKSPAIFPSILLAEQQKDIELITWETADTLLAQIQKKQAQFIALPLNMGANLYAKGMPLQLIQVNTFGSMFLVSTDDKVQKLEDLAHQTIFVPSQGGPPDILTNYLIAQNNIPGVKLSFVNLTEIGQQLASGAIQHVVIPEPLLSIVQANLQTDLHIAINFEEVWQKQFSKQLPQTGIFVNKAWASSNQHAIKQFQALSEQAITDLYQQPDVSLPLLSDFFKSNEKIIESALTNSSLHFQTAQQARNETEAYFKILLEIAPDSIGGALPNEDFYYNE; this is encoded by the coding sequence TTGAAGAAATTTTATTTTTTATTTTTTATTGTCTTACTAACAACTGCCGTTATTAGTGGCTGCTCAGAGAAATCATCTCAAGCAACTGCGGGTAGTGATCAGAATTCAGAAGAACAGCAAACTCTTAAAGCTACTATTAGTGCACCTAAATCGCCAGCTATTTTTCCAAGTATCTTATTGGCAGAGCAACAGAAGGATATTGAACTTATTACCTGGGAAACAGCAGATACCCTTTTAGCTCAAATACAAAAAAAACAAGCACAATTTATTGCACTTCCTCTTAATATGGGGGCAAATCTATATGCAAAAGGTATGCCTTTACAGCTTATTCAAGTCAATACATTTGGCTCTATGTTTCTTGTTTCTACGGATGACAAGGTTCAAAAATTAGAAGATTTAGCACATCAAACTATTTTCGTACCTAGTCAAGGTGGTCCACCAGATATTTTAACAAATTACTTAATTGCTCAAAATAATATCCCAGGTGTTAAGCTCTCCTTTGTCAATCTAACTGAAATTGGTCAACAACTAGCATCAGGAGCTATTCAACATGTTGTTATTCCAGAGCCATTGTTAAGTATAGTGCAAGCTAATTTACAGACAGATTTACATATTGCCATCAATTTTGAAGAAGTATGGCAGAAACAATTTAGCAAACAATTACCTCAAACCGGTATTTTTGTAAATAAGGCTTGGGCATCTAGTAACCAACATGCTATTAAACAATTTCAAGCACTTTCTGAACAAGCAATTACTGATTTATATCAACAGCCTGATGTTTCATTGCCCTTATTGAGTGATTTTTTCAAAAGCAATGAAAAAATCATTGAAAGTGCATTAACAAATAGCTCCTTACACTTTCAAACCGCTCAACAAGCGCGGAATGAAACAGAAGCTTATTTTAAGATTTTACTAGAAATTGCACCTGACTCTATAGGTGGTGCATTACCTAATGAAGACTTCTATTACAATGAATAG
- a CDS encoding helix-turn-helix transcriptional regulator, with protein sequence MKEAHYWQRKSEQCFKHSKNSFEYRQLMIEALRTHINFDAYCCTLTDAHTLFSVGAVTEQSIEAIHQKIMELEYTTEDVNKYGFLVQSGQNIGRLSDSSSQSFRYKEVFMPNGFSDEIRAALTYQGQCYGFLTLFKRAENEQPLFQDQDLVLIKILMPIMGESLKEFHHYIIEERIPAVEGEQGIVIFDKRLKILSSNTKACELLSILRKYEGLADIQVPKPIQAICAKLLADNYNSNTSLIVPIKDTGYIAIRASLLLTSQQEQQIALLINEASSREMLNFLITAYNLTPREKEVVFEIIKGIPTKEIAHNLDISTYTVQDHLKVIFQKVNVSNRNELVWKIFSRFQLD encoded by the coding sequence ATGAAGGAAGCACACTATTGGCAAAGAAAATCTGAACAATGTTTCAAGCACAGCAAAAATTCATTTGAATATCGTCAATTGATGATAGAAGCTCTACGAACACATATAAATTTTGATGCTTATTGCTGTACATTAACGGATGCACATACACTTTTTTCAGTAGGAGCAGTCACAGAACAATCAATAGAGGCGATTCATCAGAAGATTATGGAGTTGGAGTATACGACAGAAGATGTAAATAAATATGGATTCTTAGTACAAAGTGGTCAAAACATAGGCAGGTTAAGCGATTCGTCAAGTCAAAGCTTCCGTTATAAAGAAGTGTTTATGCCCAATGGTTTTAGCGATGAAATAAGAGCTGCATTAACCTATCAAGGACAATGCTATGGGTTTTTAACACTTTTCAAAAGAGCTGAAAATGAGCAGCCTTTATTTCAAGATCAAGATCTAGTGCTTATAAAAATACTGATGCCAATTATGGGGGAATCGTTAAAGGAGTTCCATCATTATATTATTGAGGAGAGGATTCCAGCTGTAGAAGGAGAACAAGGCATTGTTATTTTTGATAAAAGGTTAAAAATTCTTTCAAGTAATACCAAAGCTTGTGAATTGCTATCTATATTAAGAAAGTATGAAGGTTTAGCCGATATACAAGTACCTAAGCCTATTCAAGCTATATGTGCAAAGCTACTAGCTGACAATTACAATTCAAATACTTCTTTAATAGTACCTATCAAAGATACAGGCTATATTGCTATTCGGGCATCACTATTGCTGACAAGCCAACAAGAACAGCAAATTGCTTTATTAATAAATGAAGCATCATCAAGAGAAATGCTCAATTTTTTAATAACGGCCTATAATCTTACCCCTAGAGAAAAGGAAGTAGTGTTTGAAATTATTAAAGGGATTCCTACAAAAGAAATTGCTCATAATCTTGATATTTCAACTTACACAGTACAAGATCATTTAAAGGTAATTTTTCAAAAAGTAAATGTCTCGAATCGGAATGAACTAGTTTGGAAGATCTTCTCCCGATTCCAATTAGATTAA